One genomic window of Salvia miltiorrhiza cultivar Shanhuang (shh) chromosome 4, IMPLAD_Smil_shh, whole genome shotgun sequence includes the following:
- the LOC131023110 gene encoding uncharacterized protein LOC131023110 — protein sequence MRYVNPSLTEAELESAFDKDFMLWFGHYVIRPSNNDLNPYIKSLAAGPLTEIETYSGYFVNGYRFHTTDLDGERATVNSGVCIKGSVYGRDVQDFYGRLQEVCVLEYGGYPIKKTVLFKCEWFDLSARGTSIDTNFKLVSVNQTRKYQKYDPFVLASQAVQVEVSTAASNLTLHQPFQEEVVTITSTHTSVDIDPPILVHPLGGIVDIEDDDDPEDDDQPLTSDDDASNDDDSS from the exons ATGCGCTACGTAAATCCTTCACTAACCGAAGCGGAGTTAGAGAGTGCTTTCGACAAGGATTTTATGTTGTGGTTTGGCCATTAT GTGATTCGCCCTTCTAACAATGATTTGAACCCGTATATCAAGTCGCTTGCAGCCGGGCCTTTAACTGAGATTGAGACATACTCCGGGTATTTTGTGAATGGCTATAGATTTCACACGACTGATCTTGATGGAGAGCGCGCaactgtgaacagtggcgtGTGCATAAAAGGCTCAGTCTATGGTAGAGATGTGCaagacttttatgggcgtctaCAAGAGGTGTGTGTGCTGGAGTATGgggggtatccaattaagaagacagtcttgttcaaatgtgaatggtttgacttgtctgctcggggaacttctattgatacaaaCTTCAAGTTGGTATCAGTGAACCAGACAAGAAAATATCAGAAGTATGATCCATTTGTTTTAGCGAGTCAGgcagttcaa gttgaagtcTCCACTGCCGCATCTAACTTAACATTGCATCAACCGTTTCAAGAAGAGGTTGTTACTATTACGTCTACCCACACATCTGTGGACATTGACCCACCAATTCTtgttcatcccctcggtggaatCGTTgacattgaagatgacgatgaccCAGAAGACGACGACCAACCGTTGACATCTGATGACGACGCCAGTAATGATGATGACAGTAGTTGA
- the LOC131023699 gene encoding uncharacterized protein LOC131023699, with translation MHEQLMDGEVPPTASNYSTFLRLHMYADGTFVSEKDANLDAEIHRVAAETGREDRLDEVYLELVRPGRSRLYGTGSAGVSQFSRGSTNSTCSSQMSQQMYETRISTLEERLQKAEEDRAAQEAAREAEQAAREALEQRMSQFEEILRRSGQLP, from the exons atgcatgaacAGCTCATGGATGGTGAAGTCCCCCCAACTGCATCTAACTACAGCACTTTCCTCCGCCTACACATGTACGCAGATGGAACTTTTGTGTCAGAAAAGGATGCCAACCTTGAT gcggagattcATCGTGTTGCTGCTGAGACAGGACGAGAGGACCGACTCGATGAGGTCTACTTGGAGCTCGTACGTCCCGGTAGGTCACGACTGTACGGCACTGGAAGTGCTGGTGTGAGCCAGTTCAGTAGGGGGTCTACCAACAGTACATGCTCTTCCCAGATGTCTCAGCAGATGTATGAGACTCGGATCTCCACACTGGAGGAGCGTCTCCAAAAGGCTGAGGAGGATAGGGCGGCACAAgaagcagcacgtgaggccgaacaagcagcacgtgaggccctTGAGCAGCGGATGAGTCAGTTCGAGGAGATACTGAGgcggtcgggtcagctacctTGA